The Pongo abelii isolate AG06213 chromosome 11, NHGRI_mPonAbe1-v2.0_pri, whole genome shotgun sequence genome includes a window with the following:
- the LOC112132326 gene encoding large ribosomal subunit protein eL27-like — MGKCMKPGKVVLVLASTILAEHKAVIIKNITDGTSDCPYIQALMVGIDRYPHKVTAAMGKKKITRRSKIESFVKVYNYNHLTTTAYSADIPLHKTVIHKDVFRDPALKHKAQWEAKVKLKERHKTGKNKQFFQKLQF, encoded by the coding sequence ATGGGCAAGTGCATGAAACCTGGGAAAGTGGTGCTGGTACTGGCCAGCACTATTCTGGCTGAACACAAAGCTGTCATCATAAAGAATATTACTGATGGCACCTCAGACTGCCCCTACATCCAAGCTCTCATGGTTGGAATTGATCGCTATCCCCACAAAGTGACAGCTGCCATGGGCAAAAAGAAGATTACCAGGAGGTCAAAGATTGAGTCTTTTGTGAAGGTTTATAACTACAATCATCTTACGACTACAGCGTACTCTGCGGATATCCCCTTACACAAAACTGTCATCCACAAGGATGTCTTCAGAGATCCTGCTCTTAAACACAAAGCccaatgggaggccaaggtcaagCTCAAAGAGAGACACAAAACGGGCAAGAACAAGCAGTTCTTCCAGAAGCTACAGTTTTAG